Proteins encoded by one window of Clostridium perfringens:
- a CDS encoding Crp/Fnr family transcriptional regulator has protein sequence MKALSSDKLKDISFFSGLNDETLKYIEKNSKVLKKKKGEHIFRDKDKVQDIFIVLKGKVTLYKMNEYGQKRIVYILGEESFLNEVIVDDLPASINGEAFENSIILSIDKNKLLNIMSQDFELTKIVLNEMSKKVRRLYRQMKNVTPIKLEKRVAAKLWKLSKDYGKEVPEGTLIDLDISITYLADMFGSPRESVSRAIKTLRDENLIIKENKKIIVPDREKIAAYFKSLI, from the coding sequence ATGAAAGCATTAAGTAGTGATAAATTAAAAGATATAAGTTTCTTTTCGGGACTTAATGATGAAACCTTAAAATATATAGAGAAAAATTCTAAAGTTTTAAAAAAGAAAAAGGGAGAGCATATTTTTAGAGATAAGGATAAGGTTCAGGATATTTTTATTGTTTTAAAAGGAAAAGTAACTCTATATAAAATGAATGAATATGGGCAAAAGAGAATAGTTTACATACTTGGAGAGGAAAGCTTTTTAAATGAAGTAATAGTTGATGATTTGCCTGCTTCAATAAATGGAGAAGCTTTTGAAAACTCAATAATACTGAGTATAGATAAAAATAAATTATTAAATATAATGAGCCAAGATTTTGAGCTTACAAAGATTGTTTTAAATGAAATGAGCAAGAAGGTAAGAAGATTATATAGACAAATGAAAAATGTAACTCCAATAAAATTAGAAAAAAGAGTAGCAGCAAAGCTTTGGAAGTTAAGCAAGGATTATGGAAAAGAAGTTCCAGAGGGTACACTTATTGATTTAGATATAAGTATAACTTACTTAGCAGATATGTTTGGTTCTCCAAGGGAAAGTGTATCTAGAGCTATTAAAACCTTAAGAGATGAAAATCTAATAATAAAAGAAAACAAAAAGATAATAGTACCTGATAGAGAAAAAATTGCTGCATATTTTAAATCATTAATATAA
- the asrB gene encoding anaerobic sulfite reductase subunit AsrB, with amino-acid sequence MHNEYTPFISKILNVKKHTDIEYTFRMEFKGDVKPGQFFEVSLPKFGEAPISVSGIGEDYVELTIRRVGVVTNEIFEKYEGDKLFLRGPYGNGFDVNNYKGKEVIVVAGGTGLSPVKGIVDYFSQNPKDAESFTLISGFKGPKDILFKDDMKEWEKNMNMIITVDSAEEGYEGNTGLVTKYIPELEIKDIDNVQVIVVGPPMMMKFTVLEFLKRGIKEENIWISQERKMCCGLGKCGHCKIDDTYICLDGPVFNYTKGKLLID; translated from the coding sequence ATGCATAATGAATATACTCCTTTTATATCAAAAATATTAAACGTAAAAAAACATACTGACATAGAATATACTTTTAGAATGGAATTTAAAGGTGATGTTAAGCCAGGACAATTCTTTGAAGTTTCTCTTCCAAAGTTTGGAGAGGCGCCAATATCAGTAAGTGGTATAGGAGAAGACTATGTGGAACTTACAATAAGAAGAGTTGGAGTAGTAACAAATGAAATATTTGAAAAATACGAAGGAGATAAACTTTTCTTAAGAGGACCTTATGGTAATGGCTTTGATGTTAACAACTACAAGGGAAAAGAAGTTATAGTTGTTGCTGGAGGAACTGGACTTTCACCAGTTAAAGGAATAGTAGATTATTTCTCACAAAATCCAAAAGATGCAGAAAGCTTTACTCTTATAAGTGGATTTAAAGGACCCAAGGATATTCTTTTCAAAGATGACATGAAAGAATGGGAAAAGAATATGAATATGATCATAACTGTTGACTCTGCTGAAGAAGGTTATGAAGGAAATACAGGACTTGTAACTAAGTACATTCCTGAATTAGAAATAAAAGATATTGATAATGTTCAAGTTATAGTTGTTGGTCCTCCAATGATGATGAAGTTTACAGTTTTAGAATTCTTAAAAAGAGGAATTAAAGAAGAAAATATTTGGATATCTCAAGAAAGAAAAATGTGTTGTGGATTAGGTAAATGCGGACACTGTAAGATAGATGACACATACATATGCTTAGATGGACCAGTATTCAACTACACTAAGGGTAAACTTTTAATAGATTAG
- the asrA gene encoding anaerobic sulfite reductase subunit AsrA — translation MGLRLTKDNFDKIIDCLKKEYKIYAPKVMEGKGRFSDTDMTRYGEIDSINDIEFSKKSDFSYKEVLLPITQTLFFFTEDKFSEASVEEKNILIFLRSCDMHSLRRIDDIYLRNGFEDPYYKKLREKAKFIVMGCENSFDNCFCVSMGTNKTDEYSAYIGLDNDCVLLDIKDEELSKIFEAVESNKEEVSPKFVEENETKVEVPEGIDLNIIKSTVWNEYSERCIACGRCNFVCPTCTCFTMQDVFYKDNENAGERRRVWASCQVDGYTDMAGGHSFRKDKGQRMRFKVMHKVYDYKKRWGYHMCVGCGRCDDICPEYISFSECVNKLKDAVEEVKDNA, via the coding sequence ATGGGTTTAAGGCTTACAAAAGACAATTTTGATAAGATAATAGACTGTTTAAAAAAAGAATATAAGATATACGCTCCTAAAGTTATGGAAGGTAAAGGAAGATTTTCAGATACTGACATGACAAGATATGGAGAAATAGATTCTATAAATGATATTGAGTTTTCAAAGAAGTCAGATTTCTCATATAAAGAAGTTTTACTTCCAATAACTCAAACTTTATTCTTCTTTACTGAAGATAAATTTAGTGAAGCAAGTGTAGAGGAAAAGAATATATTAATTTTCTTAAGAAGCTGTGATATGCATTCCTTAAGAAGAATTGATGATATATACTTAAGAAATGGTTTTGAAGATCCTTACTACAAAAAACTAAGAGAAAAAGCTAAGTTTATAGTAATGGGATGTGAAAATAGCTTTGATAATTGTTTCTGTGTAAGCATGGGAACTAATAAAACAGATGAATATTCAGCATATATAGGATTAGATAATGATTGTGTTTTATTAGATATAAAAGATGAAGAGTTATCAAAAATCTTTGAAGCAGTAGAAAGTAATAAAGAAGAAGTTTCACCAAAATTTGTAGAAGAAAATGAAACTAAGGTTGAAGTTCCAGAGGGAATTGATTTAAACATAATAAAATCAACTGTATGGAATGAATACTCAGAAAGATGTATAGCTTGTGGAAGATGTAACTTTGTATGTCCAACATGTACTTGTTTCACAATGCAAGATGTATTCTACAAAGATAATGAAAATGCAGGTGAAAGAAGAAGAGTTTGGGCTTCATGTCAAGTAGATGGATATACAGATATGGCTGGTGGACATAGCTTTAGAAAAGATAAAGGTCAAAGAATGAGATTTAAAGTTATGCACAAAGTATATGACTACAAAAAGAGATGGGGATACCATATGTGTGTTGGATGTGGTAGATGTGATGATATCTGTCCAGAATACATATCTTTTTCAGAATGTGTAAATAAACTTAAAGATGCTGTAGAAGAGGTGAAGGATAATGCATAA
- a CDS encoding GIY-YIG nuclease family protein, with amino-acid sequence MNYVYILKCKDESLYTGWTNNLEKRIKAHNNGCGAKYTRGRGPVKLVYFESFENKREAQSREYYIKKLTRNQKLKLISSKSIKEENYEKEINL; translated from the coding sequence TTGAATTATGTTTATATTTTAAAATGTAAAGATGAATCTTTATATACTGGATGGACTAATAATTTAGAAAAAAGAATAAAAGCACATAATAATGGATGCGGAGCTAAATATACTAGAGGAAGAGGACCGGTAAAACTTGTTTATTTTGAATCTTTTGAGAATAAAAGAGAAGCTCAAAGTAGAGAGTATTATATAAAGAAGCTTACAAGAAATCAGAAGTTAAAACTAATAAGTAGCAAAAGTATTAAGGAGGAAAATTATGAAAAAGAAATTAACCTATGA
- a CDS encoding formate/nitrite transporter family protein, whose amino-acid sequence MFREEFSNVISAGRGKIDLLNNSKGRYLVYAMLAGLYVSFGIMLAFTIGGILDSANCPSTKIIMGASFGVALSLVVFAGSELFTGNNFVMTIGILNKEVTFKECGKVWGLAYAGNFLGSIIAALGFIGAGLTTGSVSDFMIKTAEIKISLPPEQLFIRGIFCNILVCLAVWCTFRLKTETSKLIMIFWCLFAFVTSGFEHSIANMSLLVIGVILTKGATITVAGSLYNLFFVTLGNILGGVLLGVTYHYISNKKVENKKLVHIQK is encoded by the coding sequence ATGTTTAGGGAAGAATTTAGTAATGTTATTAGTGCAGGTAGAGGTAAGATTGACTTACTAAATAATAGTAAGGGACGTTATTTAGTATATGCTATGCTTGCTGGACTTTACGTAAGTTTTGGTATAATGCTAGCATTTACCATAGGAGGAATATTAGATAGTGCTAATTGTCCAAGCACTAAAATAATAATGGGAGCATCTTTTGGTGTAGCCTTGAGTTTAGTGGTTTTTGCAGGATCAGAACTTTTTACAGGAAATAATTTTGTAATGACTATAGGAATTCTAAACAAAGAGGTAACATTTAAAGAATGCGGAAAAGTATGGGGACTAGCTTACGCTGGTAATTTTTTAGGATCTATAATAGCCGCTTTAGGTTTTATAGGGGCAGGATTAACTACAGGTAGTGTAAGTGATTTTATGATTAAAACTGCGGAAATAAAAATAAGCTTGCCACCAGAGCAATTATTCATAAGAGGAATATTCTGTAATATATTAGTATGCTTAGCTGTATGGTGTACCTTTAGATTAAAAACAGAAACATCAAAGTTAATAATGATATTCTGGTGTCTTTTTGCCTTTGTAACATCTGGTTTTGAACACAGCATTGCAAATATGAGCTTATTAGTAATAGGAGTTATATTAACAAAGGGAGCTACTATAACAGTAGCAGGAAGTTTATATAATCTATTTTTTGTTACATTAGGAAATATACTAGGTGGTGTTCTTTTAGGGGTAACCTACCATTATATATCTAATAAAAAAGTAGAAAATAAAAAACTAGTTCATATTCAAAAATAG